A single genomic interval of Blastocatellia bacterium harbors:
- the csm3 gene encoding type III-A CRISPR-associated RAMP protein Csm3: MAWKLVKYVPITGVLTCKSGLRIGGSKDDIGIGEMDNPIIRHPITKHPYIPGSSLKGKLRTLSEYRHNKVAADGQPHGCKEKHCLVCRVFGPHKVTDHQHGPTRLIVRDAMLAAESQDRLAEAQAQGVNFAEVKSENWINRNTGIAGHGGLRTQERVPADTKFDFTLSVRIFEEDDEQEIINFIRQALDWLPQDTLGSSGTRGYGWVQLDYKTGDK, encoded by the coding sequence GTTCCGATTACCGGCGTGCTGACCTGTAAAAGCGGTCTGCGCATCGGCGGCAGTAAGGATGACATTGGCATCGGTGAAATGGATAACCCAATCATTCGCCACCCGATAACCAAGCACCCTTACATTCCCGGCTCCTCACTAAAGGGCAAGCTGCGCACGTTGAGTGAGTACCGCCATAACAAGGTGGCTGCGGATGGCCAGCCGCATGGCTGTAAGGAGAAACATTGTCTTGTCTGTCGCGTCTTCGGGCCTCATAAGGTGACAGACCATCAACATGGGCCGACGCGCCTGATTGTGCGAGATGCAATGCTGGCCGCTGAATCACAGGACAGGCTGGCGGAGGCTCAAGCGCAGGGCGTCAACTTCGCTGAGGTGAAGTCAGAAAACTGGATCAATCGCAATACGGGCATCGCCGGGCACGGCGGCCTGCGAACGCAGGAGCGGGTTCCGGCTGATACGAAATTTGACTTTACCCTATCGGTGCGCATCTTTGAGGAGGATGACGAACAGGAGATCATCAATTTCATCCGGCAGGCTCTGGATTGGCTGCCGCAGGACACGCTCGGAAGTTCGGGCACGCGCGGTTATGGCTGGGTACAGTTGGACTACAAGACGGGCGATAAATAA
- a CDS encoding protein kinase: MDQTQWQRIEELLQEALDLEPGRRQAFLESACAGDARLRREVETLLGKEERARSFMETPAFAYLATERAAVSLTGAHVSHYRVESLVGRGGMGEVYRARDENLPRTVALKMLPAEFTADADRVRRFEQEAFTASKLNHPNIITIFEILHIEGSHFIASEYVEGQTLRQRLTEPATNKRLRLSVGQAIDIAIQVASALKAAHTAWIIHRDIKPENIMVRADGLVKVLDFGIAKLGQGGGETGRWGDAAMGRQGERGRQGDSGTIAASPLRPIAPSSPHSIAASFTVPGAVMGTASYMSPEQARGEPLDGRTDIFSLGAVLYEMVTGERLFTGATRAEALQAARGGPAAAPHYRFEHVPKELERIIRRALRQDRDQRYASAGEMLVELESLKHRLENRTSRRVAKFSALALLAVMLLAGVATLASRNEVWDEQVLRDGHTAAVRRAVFSPDGRLLVSVGEDKQVIVWDFARRERLATFSDHTDWVSTVAFAPDGKRFATGSYDRTVIVWDAIKLQKEAVLRGHQAPVSAVTFSPDGQVLVTVEKSPALRDRATLLWRVGSWEQFAQIPLGASDVHLLLFPTADRRMVYDNATTPLPDTWNVSTGQPLGNLFDPDWRGQNAAFSPDGTRMVSLRSDGEVIFVDFKRRRTLSRERAHQDNGRAVAYSPDGRLVATGAENIILWDALTRQKITTIDYPSIIWSAMFSPDGRWLVTTHGDGAIRVWDVVERRRAVGFNEHDGAVRAVAWARDGRRFASAGEDRVIMIWNAATGHREMLLAGHRTRVTGIAFAADGKTLASADIDGTIIIWDLEQQQERLRFGDSAGKDPSYCLALSPDGRTVATSHGVYESASGRRLAPGLDYWLHASSIYGLAFSADGTRLAAAHSYGNQFLCDATTWSVIEQADLNPRQFISVSFAPDGKHLVTGEDGGTVQLWTTQPLRPTAVLGQHAARIKSVAFSPDGRQVASAGDDKQIALWDVGSRKLIMRIGLHTAPVYAIAFSPDGTHLISGEHDHSVRLYTRHHTLWGFRLD, from the coding sequence ATGGACCAGACACAGTGGCAGCGCATTGAAGAACTGTTGCAGGAGGCGCTCGACCTGGAACCGGGCCGGCGGCAGGCATTTTTGGAAAGCGCCTGTGCCGGCGACGCACGGCTGCGCCGCGAAGTCGAGACCCTGCTCGGCAAAGAAGAACGGGCCAGGAGCTTCATGGAGACTCCGGCTTTCGCCTACCTCGCCACTGAGCGGGCCGCCGTCTCGCTGACCGGCGCGCACGTCAGCCATTACCGCGTCGAATCGCTGGTCGGCAGGGGCGGCATGGGCGAAGTCTACAGGGCGCGGGACGAAAACCTGCCGCGCACCGTGGCGCTGAAAATGTTGCCCGCCGAGTTTACGGCGGACGCCGACCGCGTGCGGCGCTTCGAGCAAGAAGCCTTCACGGCTTCAAAGCTCAATCACCCGAACATCATCACCATCTTTGAGATTCTGCACATCGAGGGGTCGCATTTCATCGCCAGCGAATACGTCGAAGGCCAAACCTTGCGCCAGCGGCTGACGGAGCCGGCGACGAATAAACGCCTGCGCCTCAGTGTCGGCCAGGCGATTGATATTGCCATCCAAGTCGCCAGCGCGCTCAAAGCGGCGCACACCGCCTGGATCATCCACCGCGACATCAAGCCCGAAAACATCATGGTACGCGCCGACGGCCTGGTGAAAGTGCTCGACTTCGGCATCGCCAAGCTGGGACAGGGCGGCGGGGAGACCGGGCGATGGGGTGATGCGGCGATGGGACGACAGGGGGAGAGGGGGAGACAGGGAGATAGCGGGACCATCGCCGCATCGCCGCTTCGCCCCATCGCCCCCTCGTCCCCACACTCCATCGCCGCGTCGTTCACGGTGCCGGGCGCGGTGATGGGCACGGCGAGTTATATGTCGCCGGAGCAGGCGCGCGGCGAGCCGCTCGACGGGCGCACGGATATCTTCTCGCTGGGCGCTGTGCTCTACGAGATGGTCACCGGCGAGCGGCTCTTCACCGGCGCGACGCGGGCGGAAGCCTTACAGGCGGCACGCGGCGGGCCGGCGGCGGCGCCGCATTATCGCTTCGAGCACGTCCCGAAAGAGCTGGAACGCATCATCCGCAGGGCGCTGCGCCAAGACCGCGACCAGCGCTACGCTTCGGCGGGCGAGATGTTGGTTGAATTGGAGTCGTTGAAGCATCGGCTGGAAAACCGCACCAGCCGGAGAGTGGCTAAGTTTAGCGCGCTGGCTTTGCTGGCGGTCATGTTGTTAGCGGGGGTCGCGACGCTGGCCTCGCGCAACGAAGTCTGGGACGAGCAGGTTTTACGCGATGGGCACACGGCGGCAGTGCGCCGCGCCGTCTTTTCACCCGACGGGCGCTTGCTGGTTTCAGTCGGTGAAGACAAGCAGGTCATCGTCTGGGACTTCGCGCGGCGCGAGCGGCTGGCGACCTTCAGCGATCACACGGACTGGGTCAGTACGGTCGCCTTCGCGCCGGATGGGAAGCGGTTCGCGACCGGCAGCTATGACCGCACGGTGATCGTCTGGGACGCCATCAAGCTGCAAAAGGAGGCCGTGCTACGCGGGCATCAAGCCCCCGTTAGCGCCGTGACTTTTTCGCCCGACGGGCAGGTGCTGGTGACTGTCGAAAAATCCCCCGCGCTCCGGGACCGCGCCACGCTCCTCTGGCGTGTGGGGAGCTGGGAGCAATTTGCCCAGATTCCGCTGGGGGCCAGCGATGTTCACTTGCTGCTCTTCCCGACGGCCGACAGGCGGATGGTTTACGACAATGCCACGACGCCGCTGCCGGACACCTGGAACGTGAGCACCGGCCAGCCGCTCGGCAATCTGTTCGACCCCGACTGGCGTGGTCAGAATGCGGCGTTCTCGCCTGACGGCACGCGGATGGTCAGTCTGCGGAGCGATGGTGAGGTCATCTTTGTCGACTTCAAGCGGCGGCGCACGCTCAGCCGCGAGCGGGCGCATCAAGACAACGGGCGCGCCGTCGCCTATTCGCCTGACGGGCGATTGGTGGCGACCGGCGCCGAGAACATCATCCTGTGGGACGCGCTGACGCGGCAAAAGATCACGACGATTGATTACCCGTCGATCATCTGGAGCGCGATGTTTTCACCCGACGGGCGCTGGCTAGTGACTACACATGGCGACGGCGCGATCCGCGTATGGGATGTCGTCGAACGGCGACGCGCCGTCGGCTTCAACGAGCACGACGGCGCGGTGCGCGCCGTCGCCTGGGCGCGCGATGGGAGGCGCTTCGCGTCGGCGGGCGAAGACCGAGTGATTATGATCTGGAACGCGGCGACCGGTCACAGAGAGATGCTGTTGGCCGGGCATCGCACGCGCGTGACCGGCATCGCCTTCGCAGCCGATGGCAAGACACTGGCATCGGCTGACATCGATGGGACGATTATCATCTGGGACCTCGAACAGCAACAGGAGCGGCTGCGGTTCGGAGATTCGGCGGGCAAAGACCCCAGCTACTGTCTGGCCCTATCGCCCGATGGCCGCACGGTCGCCACCTCGCACGGCGTGTATGAGAGCGCCAGCGGGCGGCGGCTGGCTCCCGGCCTCGACTACTGGTTGCACGCCAGCTCGATCTACGGCTTGGCCTTTTCAGCCGACGGCACACGGCTGGCGGCGGCCCATTCGTATGGCAATCAATTCTTATGTGACGCCACGACCTGGAGCGTCATCGAGCAGGCCGATCTAAACCCGCGACAATTCATCAGCGTGAGCTTTGCGCCGGACGGCAAACATCTGGTGACCGGCGAGGACGGCGGCACGGTTCAGCTCTGGACGACGCAGCCCCTGCGCCCGACAGCCGTGCTCGGCCAGCACGCGGCGCGCATTAAGTCGGTCGCTTTCTCGCCCGATGGCCGTCAAGTCGCCTCGGCGGGTGACGACAAACAGATCGCGCTGTGGGACGTCGGCAGCCGCAAGCTGATCATGCGCATCGGCCTGCACACCGCGCCGGTCTACGCTATCGCCTTCTCGCCCGATGGCACGCACTTAATCTCCGGCGAGCACGACCACTCGGTGCGATTGTACACGCGCCACCACACGCTCTGGGGCTTCCGCCTCGACTGA
- a CDS encoding DUF6602 domain-containing protein, translating to MKNLFRSLQDQLTANLKGTRSAVNHPGAKGEASEANWMAMLEAHLPKRYSLDKAFVVDSTGTCSEEIDIVIYDRQYNPVLYNHSRQLFIPAESVYAVLEVKQKFSRSNFKYASAKAASVRKLKRTTIPIVHAGGVHAPRPLTSIIAGILAYGSAWTPPMGDKFEAVLEKQGRDERLDLGCAISLGSFDVEYFDSSELKINRGDSSLALASFFLNLLKRLQKTGTVPAIDYDQYLKNLSSKA from the coding sequence ATGAAGAATCTATTTCGCTCACTTCAGGATCAGCTAACGGCAAACTTAAAAGGAACACGATCCGCTGTCAATCATCCGGGAGCGAAAGGAGAAGCATCTGAAGCCAATTGGATGGCCATGTTAGAGGCACATCTGCCTAAACGGTATAGTCTCGATAAAGCATTTGTTGTCGATTCAACAGGTACGTGTAGTGAAGAAATTGATATTGTTATCTATGATAGGCAATATAATCCAGTTCTTTATAATCACAGTCGGCAGCTATTCATACCTGCCGAAAGTGTTTATGCCGTGCTCGAAGTGAAACAGAAGTTCAGCCGGTCAAACTTCAAGTACGCAAGTGCCAAGGCCGCTTCGGTAAGAAAACTCAAGCGAACAACAATTCCAATAGTCCATGCAGGTGGGGTACACGCGCCACGCCCACTGACTTCAATTATTGCGGGCATTCTGGCTTATGGAAGTGCTTGGACACCGCCAATGGGAGATAAATTTGAGGCAGTGCTTGAGAAACAAGGAAGAGATGAGAGACTGGATCTGGGATGTGCTATATCGCTTGGATCTTTTGATGTGGAGTACTTCGATAGTAGTGAGCTTAAGATCAATAGAGGCGACAGCTCTCTGGCGCTCGCCTCGTTCTTTCTAAATTTGCTCAAGCGTCTACAGAAAACCGGTACAGTGCCAGCGATAGATTATGACCAATACTTAAAGAATCTAAGCAGCAAGGCATAA